One stretch of Candidatus Eisenbacteria bacterium DNA includes these proteins:
- the cysC gene encoding adenylyl-sulfate kinase, with amino-acid sequence MAEQKATNIVWHQGAVNRDDREKLNGHKGATVWLTGLSGSGKSTIAVDLEKRLCERGVRTYILDGDNIRHGLNKNLGFSPEDRTENIRRIGEVAKLFTDAGLVAITAFISPYRADRDQVRALMKPGDFVEIFVDCPVEVCEQRDVKGLYKKARAGEIKEFTGISAPYEAPAKPELTLESHELSVDAAVAKVVDYLASKGIVPRA; translated from the coding sequence ATGGCTGAGCAGAAGGCAACGAACATCGTCTGGCACCAGGGTGCCGTGAACCGCGACGACCGCGAAAAGCTGAACGGACACAAGGGAGCGACCGTGTGGCTGACGGGGCTCTCGGGCTCCGGCAAGTCGACCATCGCGGTCGACCTCGAAAAGCGCCTGTGCGAGCGCGGCGTGCGGACGTACATCCTGGACGGCGACAACATCCGGCATGGCCTCAACAAGAACCTGGGCTTCTCGCCCGAGGACCGGACCGAGAACATCCGCCGCATCGGTGAGGTCGCGAAGCTCTTCACCGACGCCGGGCTGGTGGCGATCACGGCCTTCATCTCGCCCTATCGCGCCGATCGCGATCAGGTGCGGGCGCTCATGAAGCCCGGCGACTTCGTCGAGATCTTCGTCGACTGCCCGGTCGAGGTCTGCGAGCAGCGTGACGTGAAGGGCCTCTACAAGAAGGCCCGCGCCGGCGAGATCAAGGAGTTCACCGGCATCTCGGCCCCATACGAGGCGCCGGCGAAGCCCGAGCTCACGCTCGAGTCGCACGAGCTGTCGGTCGACGCGGCGGTCGCGAAGGTAGTCGACTACCTCGCGTCGAAGGGGATCGT
- a CDS encoding sigma-70 family RNA polymerase sigma factor, giving the protein MLRITRLPGADRTTHLRAEGRIVAQSAAELDLACRRAPGQGLVLDLARVTFVDAVGTELVRGLAREGATLVGSSSFVRELLGTREAETGDPEEAPLVARLRGGDAAAFEALVRAHGGRLLAVARRMMGGNEADARDVVQDALLQAHRAIASFNGTSRLSTWLHRIVVNAALMKLRSRRRRPEESIDDLLPRFDDDGHRLEASSEWATPGEEAAQRRETRAMVRRLIDRLPESYRTVLLMRDIEDLDTEEVAEALGITANAVNVRLHRARQALKALVERELGVGRTGVPTAVAS; this is encoded by the coding sequence ATGCTGCGAATCACACGCCTCCCCGGAGCCGACCGGACCACCCACCTGCGCGCCGAAGGACGCATCGTCGCGCAGAGCGCGGCCGAGCTCGATCTCGCGTGCCGCCGCGCTCCTGGCCAGGGCCTCGTGCTCGACCTCGCACGAGTGACCTTCGTCGACGCCGTCGGAACCGAACTGGTCCGAGGCCTCGCCCGCGAGGGCGCGACGCTGGTCGGATCCTCGTCGTTCGTCCGCGAGCTGCTGGGCACGCGCGAGGCCGAGACCGGCGACCCCGAAGAGGCGCCGCTCGTGGCCCGCCTGCGGGGCGGCGACGCGGCGGCATTCGAGGCACTCGTGCGCGCCCATGGCGGCCGCCTCCTCGCGGTCGCGCGTCGCATGATGGGGGGCAACGAAGCCGACGCGCGCGACGTCGTGCAGGACGCGCTCCTCCAGGCGCACCGGGCCATCGCGAGCTTCAACGGCACGTCGCGGCTGTCGACGTGGCTGCACCGCATCGTCGTCAACGCGGCCTTGATGAAGCTTCGCTCGCGCCGCCGCCGTCCCGAGGAGTCGATCGACGACCTGCTGCCGCGCTTCGACGACGACGGGCATCGCCTGGAGGCGAGCAGCGAGTGGGCGACGCCGGGCGAGGAGGCGGCGCAGCGACGGGAGACCCGCGCGATGGTGCGCCGTCTGATCGATCGCTTGCCCGAGAGCTACCGCACCGTCCTCCTCATGCGCGACATCGAGGATCTCGACACCGAGGAGGTGGCGGAGGCGCTCGGGATCACGGCCAACGCGGTGAATGTGCGCCTGCACCGCGCGCGGCAGGCGCTGAAGGCGCTGGTCGAGCGGGAGCTGGGCGTCGGCAGGACCGGCGTGCCGACCGCCGTCGCATCCTGA